In one window of Arctopsyche grandis isolate Sample6627 chromosome 6, ASM5162203v2, whole genome shotgun sequence DNA:
- the LOC143913670 gene encoding antichymotrypsin-2-like, which translates to MKKISQLCNAYIYIFFFMVVSVVSTPTKNIQTTNTINRFSLEFYKEAANKNAGKNLIMSPLSAEVLLGLLSTSARGDTQKEISDSLHFPDPEIIKSTFQSIMGKLSNIQGVVLNIANKVYVKDGEAFKLAPVFKSIAIDQFSSDVENIDFSKATRAANTINEWVESKTNNKIKDFVSSETLDPNTRVILINAIYFQGNWKKPFNKRLVHKRNFKKNKISTVDVDMMYQTDDFPYANLPEWDSEILSLPYKNNDTYLVIILPKKVDGLAALEEKIYGANMVDVLNKMRESEVHVAIPKFKIVSTIDLKHVLPELGIKLIFNEQKADLHNLLKSHHQVFVSDANQKAFIEVNEHGTEAGVVTELRVQLQSLRSDEVFFTADHPFFYMLMNKEDIIFCGKYIGA; encoded by the exons atgaaaaaaatatctcaACTCTGTAATG cttacatatatatatttttctttatggTTGTGTCTGTTGTATCAACACCaaccaaaaatatacaaacaaccaACACAATAAATCGATTTTCATTGGAATTCTATAAG GAGGCTGCAAATAAAAATGCTGGAAAGAACTTAATAATGTCGCCACTTTCAGCTGAAGTACTCCTTGGACTTCTGTCCACAAGTGCCCGTGGTGACACCCAAAAGGAAATAAGCGATTCTCTTCATTTTCCGGATCCAGAAATA ATAAAATCTACTTTCCAATCTATAATGGGAAAGCTAAGCAATATTCAAGGAGTAGTTTTAAACATTGCTAATAAAGTATATGTGAAAGACGGCGAAGCTTTCAAACTAGCTCCGGTGTTTAAATCCATTGCTATAGATCAATTTTCTTCTGATGTTGAAaatatcgatttctcaaaaGCCACTCGAGCGGCTAATACAATCAATGAATGg gTTGAGAGTAAgactaataataaaattaaggaTTTTGTATCATCAGAAACATTGGATCCAAACACTCGCGTTATTCTAATTAACGCAATTTATTTCCAG GGTAATTGGAAAAAACCATTTAATAAACGCTTGGTACATAAAAggaattttaagaaaaataaaattagcactGTTGACGTTGACATGATGTATCAAACCGACGATTTCCCGTACGCCAATCTACCAGAATGGGACTCTGAA ATTTTGTCGTTGCCTTATAAAAATAACGACACATATTTAGTCATAATTTTACCCAAAAAAGTTGATGGACTCGCAGCCTTAGAAGAAAAAATTTATGGTGCCAACATGGtcgatgttttaaataaaatgagggAAAGCGAAGTCCATGTTGCCATTCCAAAATTCAAGATTGTATCGACCATTGATCTGAAACACGTTTTACCAGAA cttggaataaaattgattttcaacGAACAAAAGGCAGATTTACACAATTTATTGAAAAGCCACCACCAAGTTTTCGTTTCAGATGCTAACCAAAAGGCTTTCATTGAAGTGAATGAGCATGGAACTGAAGCTGGCGTTGTTACAg aattAAGAGTTCAACTTCAGTCACTTCGAAGTGATGAAGTATTCTTCACTGCTGATCATCCTTTCTTCTACATGTTGATGAACAAAGAAGATATAATTTTCTGTGGAAAATATATTGGagcttaa
- the LOC143913671 gene encoding antitrypsin-like, whose translation MKTISELFFIYTFLFTSVVSIPNEVEETQNAINRFSLEFYKEATNKNANKNLVVSPISAEVLLGLLSTGARGKTQKELNNAIHLPNSEIIKSTFHSTIEKHSGIPGVVLNVANKIYVKKGASFKLASVFKSIATDHFNAGVQNIDFSNKEKASSTINAWVESKTNNKIKDFISPETLDPETRVMLVNAIYFQGNWSKPFDMRSVHKWKFYKSMIDQMDVDMMFKIDEFPYAHLPEWDADILSLPYKNNDTYLAIILPRKIDGLETLEEKLYSVNIAEVLNKMRETRVC comes from the exons ATGAAAACAATATctgaattat tttttatatatacttttcTGTTTACGTCTGTTGTATCAATTCCAAATGAAGTGGAGGAAACACAAAACGCAATAAATCGATTCTCATTAGAGTTTTACaaa GAGGctacaaataaaaatgctaaTAAAAACTTAGTAGTGTCTCCGATTTCGGCTGAAGTCCTGCTTGGACTTCTGTCCACAGGAGCTCGTGGTAAAACCCAAAAGGAATTAAATAATGCTATTCATTTGCCCAATTCGGAAATA ATAAAATCTACATTTCATTCGACAATTGAAAAACACAGCGGCATTCCAGGAGTGGTTTTAAACgttgcaaataaaatatatgttaaaaAGGGTGCATCATTTAAATTAGCCTCTGTGTTCAAATCTATTGCTACAGACCACTTTAATGCTGGTgttcaaaatattgatttttcgaACAAAGAAAAAGCTTCCAGTACTATTAATGCATGG GTTGAAagtaaaactaataataaaataaaggatTTTATATCTCCGGAAACACTGGATCCGGAAACTCGCGTCATGTTGGTCAATGCTATTTATTTTcag GGCAATTGGTCAAAACCATTTGATATGCGTTCTGTTCACAAATGGAAATTCTACAAAAGCATGATTGACCAAATGGATGTTGATATGATGTTTAAAATTGACGAATTCCCTTACGCCCATCTACCAGAATGGGACGccgat ATTTTGTCATTACCTTATAAAAACAACGACACCTATTTAGCCATAATTTTACCTAGAAAAATTGACGGACTTGAAACCTTAGAAGAAAAACTTTACAGCGTCAATATTGCagaagttttaaataaaatgagggAAACAAGAGTCTGTTAG